The Pseudomonas sp. MM223 genome segment ACCTGTGCTGCCGGGTTGCCGGCCGTGGTGATCGACACGGTACCGTCCTGGCCCACGGTGAAGGTTTGCGCGTCGTTCGGCACCACAACGGCAGGCTCCAGGGCATAGCCGTTGGCGGTGACGATCTGGCCGTCGGAGTTCAGGTGGAAGGTGCCGTCACGGGTGTACGACACGGTGCCATCCGGCTGCAGGATCTGGAAGAATCCACGGCCGTTGACCGCCATGTCCAGCGGGTTTTCGGTGGTCTGCAGGCTGCCGGCGACGAAGCTTTTCTGGGTGCCGATAATGCGCACACCGGTACCGACTTGCAGGCCCGAAGGCAGCTCGCTGTCCTGGGTCGACTGGGCGCCAGGCTGACGCTTGATCTGGTAGAGCAGGTCTGCAAACTCGGCACGGTCACGCTTGAAGCCGGTGGTGGAGACGTTGGCCAGGTTGTTGGAAATGACCGTCAGGTTGGTGTCCTGGGCGGACAGGCCGGTTTTAGCGACCCAAAGAGCCGGAAGCATGTAATTTCTCCTCGTGCGCCTGTTTTACGGCACCCGTTCAAAAGTGATTAGCCGATTTGCAAAACCCGAGCCATGGCTTCGTCGCCTTCCTTGGCCGTGTTCATCATCTTGACGTGCAGTTCAAACTGGCGGGACAGCGCCAGCACCGAGGTCATTTCCTCGACAGCGTTGACGTTGCTGCCTTCCAAAAAGCCCGAAACCACCCGCACATTGACGTCAGCATCAGCCGGTTGGCCTGAGGCGGTATGGATCAAGCCATCCAGGCCTTTCTGCATGCCCTTGGTGTCCGGGTTGACCAGCTTGATGCGGTCGACCTCGGCCATCACCCGCGGGTCTTCACCCATGGAGCGGATGCTGATGGTGCCGTCAGCGCCAACCTCAACCTTCTGCTCTGGCGGGATGGCAATAGGGCCACCGTTGCCGATCACCGGCATGCCGTTGCCGGCACGCAACACACCGAGGGCGTCGATGTTCAGGCTGCCGGTACGCACGTAGGCTTCGCTGCCGTCTGGCGCCTGCACGGCGATGAAGCCCTTGCCGGTCACGGCAACATCCAGGTCACGACCCGTTTCGACCAACGGGCCTTCGCTGAAGTCGGTGGCCGGGCGTTCGGTCATGGCAAAAGCGCGCGCCGGAAAGCTGTCACCAAACACCGGCATCGAGCGGGCCTGTTCCAGGTCGCGCTGAAAACCGTTGGTGGAAAGGTTCGCCAGGTTGTTGGCGTGGGCCTTTTGTGCCAGTGCGTTCTGGCTGGCGCCGGTCATGGCCACATAAAGCAACTTGTCCACAGTATCTCCTCTGCGCGTCGCTGCCGCGCTGTCACTGGGCAGGTTCGAAGCAATAATCGAACCAAGTCTGAAACCGCCTGTTTACGGGGGTTTCAGCACGGCAAAGGGCAACAAACGTCAGTTTGTCGGCGGATGTTTGCCGCCTGCGGCAAAGGCTTGCTCAGAAGGTGCGGCAAGCGGCGTTGTTGTAAGGGCCGGCATGGCGTACCCAGCCCTCGCCCGGGTTGCTGGCCGAGCACAGGAAACGCCCGGTGGCCAGGCTTTGCCATTGGTAGAACGGGGCGGGAGCGGCCGAGAGCGGCAAGGCCATGGCCAGGAGGGCTGTGAGCAGTAGCCGTTTCATGATTGGAACCTTTGAGAATCCGGGGCCGCTTTGCGACCCATCGCGGCACAAGGCCGCTCCTACAGGGGAACGCATATTCCTGTAGGAGCGGCCTTGTGCCGCGATGGGCTG includes the following:
- the flgG gene encoding Flagellar basal-body rod protein FlgG (*Name flgG), translating into MLPALWVAKTGLSAQDTNLTVISNNLANVSTTGFKRDRAEFADLLYQIKRQPGAQSTQDSELPSGLQVGTGVRIIGTQKSFVAGSLQTTENPLDMAVNGRGFFQILQPDGTVSYTRDGTFHLNSDGQIVTANGYALEPAVVVPNDAQTFTVGQDGTVSITTAGNPAAQVIGNIQTADFINPAGLQAIGDNLFLETAASGAPQVGTPGLNGFGTTQQQTLENSNVSTVEELVNMITTQRAYEMNSKVISTADQMLSFVTQQL
- the flgF gene encoding Flagellar basal-body rod protein FlgF (*Name flgF) — translated: MDKLLYVAMTGASQNALAQKAHANNLANLSTNGFQRDLEQARSMPVFGDSFPARAFAMTERPATDFSEGPLVETGRDLDVAVTGKGFIAVQAPDGSEAYVRTGSLNIDALGVLRAGNGMPVIGNGGPIAIPPEQKVEVGADGTISIRSMGEDPRVMAEVDRIKLVNPDTKGMQKGLDGLIHTASGQPADADVNVRVVSGFLEGSNVNAVEEMTSVLALSRQFELHVKMMNTAKEGDEAMARVLQIG